A part of Hippea maritima DSM 10411 genomic DNA contains:
- the acs gene encoding acetate--CoA ligase: MGKQKGVIESKLKENRVFHPSIDFAQKANIDSDEYERLKKWAESDWEGFWKYFAIKKIDWFKRFDDVLDDSNPPFYKFFVGGKLNVSYNCLDRHIKSWRKNKAAIIWESENGDTRIMTYQELYIEVNKFASVLKTLGVKKGDRVLIYMPMIPEAAVAMLASVRIGAVHSVVFGGFSAEALRDRIEDAKPKIIITADGGFRNGKAIPLKSKVDDAMSGVEHKVDYVVVVRHIDRDIHMKPLRDFWYQDLMGDPDYAQIYCQPETMDSEDPLFILYTSGSTGKPKGVVHSTAGYLLWTMLTMKWVFDIKDEDTFWCTADIGWITGHSYGVYGPLAMGSTTVMYEGVPTYPTPAKWWELVEKHSINILYTAPTAIRALMRLGNEWVLKHDLSSLRLLGTVGEPINPEAWMWYYQTVGNERSPIVDTWWQTETGGHMITTVPGAQTAKPGSAGMPLPGIFAEIVDTEGNPINDPNKGGLLVITKPWPSMLRTVWGDDNRFIETYWKKFKNKGYYFAGDGARKDEDGYFWIMGRVDDVLNVSGHRIGTMEVESALVSHRYVAEAAVVGRPDDITGEAIVAFVVLKEGVDKTHHDELVRELREHVQKEIGPIARPQEIIFTDTLPKTRSGKIMRRLLKDIASGKKIEQDISTLEDASVLDKLAELRDKMEEEMNKNGNSKK; this comes from the coding sequence ATGGGTAAACAAAAAGGTGTTATCGAATCTAAACTTAAAGAAAACAGGGTTTTTCATCCTTCAATTGATTTTGCTCAGAAAGCAAATATAGATTCTGATGAATATGAAAGATTGAAGAAGTGGGCCGAAAGCGACTGGGAAGGTTTTTGGAAATATTTTGCTATAAAAAAAATAGACTGGTTTAAAAGGTTTGATGATGTATTAGATGACTCCAATCCACCATTCTATAAATTTTTTGTTGGCGGAAAACTCAATGTTTCTTATAACTGCTTGGATAGACATATAAAAAGCTGGAGAAAAAATAAGGCGGCAATTATTTGGGAAAGTGAAAATGGCGATACACGCATTATGACCTATCAAGAACTTTATATAGAGGTCAATAAATTTGCAAGCGTTCTGAAAACATTGGGTGTGAAAAAGGGCGATAGGGTTTTGATATATATGCCTATGATACCTGAAGCTGCTGTTGCTATGCTTGCAAGTGTCCGTATTGGTGCTGTTCATAGTGTTGTTTTTGGTGGTTTTTCCGCAGAGGCTTTAAGGGACAGAATAGAAGATGCTAAACCCAAGATAATAATTACTGCAGATGGTGGATTTAGAAACGGTAAGGCTATTCCTTTAAAAAGTAAAGTTGATGATGCTATGTCTGGTGTTGAGCATAAGGTTGATTATGTTGTTGTTGTAAGGCATATAGACAGAGACATACATATGAAACCGTTGAGAGATTTTTGGTATCAAGATCTTATGGGTGATCCCGATTATGCTCAAATTTACTGCCAGCCTGAAACTATGGACTCTGAAGATCCACTTTTCATTCTCTATACGTCGGGTTCCACTGGCAAACCCAAAGGCGTTGTTCATTCAACGGCGGGTTATCTGTTATGGACTATGCTTACAATGAAGTGGGTTTTTGATATAAAGGATGAGGATACATTCTGGTGTACTGCAGATATTGGTTGGATTACCGGTCATTCCTACGGTGTGTATGGACCCTTGGCTATGGGTTCTACAACAGTTATGTATGAGGGTGTTCCAACATATCCAACACCTGCAAAGTGGTGGGAGCTTGTTGAAAAGCATTCAATAAATATATTATACACAGCGCCTACGGCTATTAGAGCTTTGATGAGGTTAGGCAATGAATGGGTTTTGAAACATGATTTATCGTCATTGAGACTCTTGGGTACCGTTGGTGAGCCTATAAATCCAGAGGCATGGATGTGGTATTACCAGACAGTCGGAAACGAGAGATCTCCCATCGTGGATACATGGTGGCAAACAGAAACTGGAGGGCACATGATAACAACAGTTCCAGGGGCTCAGACTGCAAAACCCGGCTCAGCTGGAATGCCACTTCCGGGTATTTTTGCTGAAATCGTTGATACAGAGGGAAATCCTATAAATGATCCAAATAAGGGCGGCTTGCTTGTTATAACAAAACCATGGCCTTCTATGTTGCGGACTGTTTGGGGTGATGATAACAGATTTATTGAGACCTATTGGAAGAAATTTAAGAACAAAGGATATTACTTTGCCGGTGATGGTGCAAGGAAAGATGAGGATGGCTACTTCTGGATTATGGGTAGGGTTGATGATGTCCTGAACGTTTCTGGGCATAGGATAGGAACGATGGAAGTTGAGAGTGCTTTAGTCTCACATAGGTATGTGGCTGAGGCTGCTGTAGTTGGTAGGCCGGATGATATCACAGGTGAGGCTATTGTAGCATTCGTTGTACTTAAAGAGGGTGTTGATAAGACGCATCACGATGAGCTTGTAAGAGAGCTAAGAGAGCATGTGCAAAAGGAAATAGGTCCTATAGCAAGACCTCAGGAGATAATATTTACAGACACCCTTCCAAAAACCCGTTCAGGAAAAATCATGAGAAGGCTGCTTAAGGATATAGCATCTGGTAAGAAGATAGAGCAGGATATATCTACACTTGAGGATGCTTCTGTGTTGGATAAACTTGCTGAACTCAGGGATAAAATGGAAGAGGAGATGAACAAAAACGGAAACTCTAAAAAATAG
- a CDS encoding Rossmann-like domain-containing protein has product MGILDDALLKFRDIVQKNGLLDKRIQIKMRPLKPYEAIGKPTRDDYPLLKGKEVLVEATFLEAKGQAFTDEPSDFEGFMCDVLKLPLKTNRNRAVVIASINAVLRYLNMTWGTVHCKDSEPEGCANEMMERFFRRWGENVTLGLVGLQPALASSAIKVFGKGNVKIADLDEDNIGKDFEGVKILDGKIYSNEIVANSFLALITGSSVVNGTIDELLNVSRMDNKNRIVIFYGTTIAGVASLMNLNRLCFRSH; this is encoded by the coding sequence ATGGGTATTTTAGATGATGCTCTGCTTAAGTTTAGGGATATTGTGCAGAAAAACGGTCTTTTGGATAAAAGAATTCAGATAAAAATGAGGCCTTTAAAACCCTATGAGGCTATAGGTAAACCAACAAGGGACGATTATCCACTTCTGAAGGGCAAGGAGGTTTTAGTTGAGGCCACATTTTTAGAAGCCAAAGGGCAGGCATTTACCGATGAGCCCAGTGATTTTGAGGGTTTCATGTGTGATGTTCTAAAGCTGCCTTTAAAAACAAACAGAAATAGGGCTGTTGTTATTGCAAGTATAAACGCCGTTTTGCGTTATTTAAATATGACATGGGGAACTGTACATTGTAAAGATAGCGAACCAGAGGGGTGTGCTAATGAGATGATGGAGCGATTTTTTAGACGTTGGGGCGAGAATGTGACATTGGGACTTGTGGGGCTACAGCCTGCTTTAGCCAGCTCAGCTATAAAAGTGTTTGGTAAAGGTAATGTAAAGATAGCCGATTTGGATGAGGATAATATAGGTAAAGATTTTGAGGGCGTTAAAATACTTGATGGTAAAATTTACTCAAATGAAATTGTTGCCAATAGTTTTTTGGCTTTGATTACAGGCTCGAGTGTTGTAAATGGAACGATAGATGAACTTTTAAATGTTTCAAGAATGGATAATAAGAATAGGATAGTTATATTTTATGGAACTACTATAGCTGGAGTTGCATCTTTGATGAATTTAAACAGGTTATGCTTTAGGTCTCATTGA
- a CDS encoding ABC transporter ATP-binding protein encodes MIKLNFFKAFEKLNIKVELNFDGLRNVIFGPSGSGKSSILKMIAGFYNPDNGFIRFKNECFFNSLKGIKIATHKRNVGYLPQEWTLFPHLTIKENILYPIKARKMEFDRALFEFFVNKAELSQYLDAFPEEISGGQKQRVALIRALMAKPKLLLLDEPFSALDRSIAEKLRYFLVKMVEELEIPTIFVSHNLEEAFSFAENMAIIKNGLILEASKKDELFRKPIYVESAESLGFKNVFKIDGKTANSVNIKGFWFEVEKIEGDYCCIRPEDILVLRDNADNSDRENVLKGKISSIECVGTHTVLEFNAGGLILFINIPNHAVYKMGLKKGKNITISLKRNSLTTCKTFRGF; translated from the coding sequence ATGATAAAGCTAAACTTTTTTAAAGCATTCGAGAAGCTAAATATAAAAGTTGAGTTGAATTTTGATGGCTTAAGGAATGTGATATTTGGACCATCGGGCTCGGGCAAATCATCTATTTTAAAGATGATAGCTGGCTTTTATAATCCTGATAATGGATTTATAAGGTTTAAAAATGAGTGTTTTTTCAATAGCTTAAAAGGAATAAAAATAGCAACGCATAAAAGGAATGTAGGCTACCTGCCCCAAGAATGGACACTCTTTCCTCACCTTACTATCAAGGAGAACATACTATATCCGATCAAGGCAAGAAAAATGGAATTTGATAGGGCTCTTTTTGAATTCTTTGTTAACAAAGCGGAACTGAGCCAATACCTTGATGCGTTTCCAGAGGAAATTTCGGGAGGGCAAAAACAGAGAGTAGCCCTTATTAGAGCTTTAATGGCAAAACCTAAGCTGTTGCTTTTGGATGAGCCTTTTAGTGCCTTGGATAGATCTATTGCAGAAAAACTCAGGTATTTCCTTGTAAAAATGGTAGAGGAACTTGAGATACCTACAATTTTTGTTAGTCATAATCTTGAAGAGGCTTTCTCTTTTGCAGAAAATATGGCAATTATAAAAAATGGATTGATTTTGGAGGCCTCAAAAAAAGATGAACTTTTTAGAAAACCTATTTATGTAGAAAGCGCAGAGTCGTTGGGTTTTAAGAATGTCTTTAAAATAGATGGGAAAACGGCTAATTCTGTTAATATAAAGGGTTTTTGGTTTGAGGTTGAGAAGATTGAGGGTGACTACTGCTGCATAAGACCAGAGGATATTTTAGTTCTAAGGGATAATGCGGATAATTCAGATAGAGAAAATGTACTGAAAGGTAAGATTTCATCCATTGAGTGTGTTGGCACTCATACAGTTTTGGAATTTAATGCGGGGGGGTTGATTTTGTTTATAAATATACCCAACCATGCTGTTTATAAAATGGGGCTAAAGAAGGGAAAAAATATAACAATATCGCTAAAAAGAAATAGCTTAACCACCTGCAAAACATTTAGAGGTTTTTAG
- a CDS encoding molybdate ABC transporter permease subunit, with amino-acid sequence MKLTKIALLPLSILLIFMGILLIYGFEGVSPGDLVGLLGDKEFLSAVVFGLETSLFSVLLSAVFGIPAGFYLARNNSSFSRFADILFDIPLVIPPLVVGALLLNLFNCPFVERFYSFVFTFWGAAIAQFFISFPFTVKSSKTAFELISPVYERIAMTLGASPMKSFFDTTFRLSFYGIFSGLILSWLRSLGEFGATLLVGGGIAYKTENIPINIYLKITEGNFRSGFAASLLVVVLAIVCVFLVKMVFSKKRIGI; translated from the coding sequence ATGAAACTTACGAAGATAGCACTTTTACCTTTGAGTATTTTGCTTATTTTTATGGGTATACTTCTGATTTATGGTTTTGAAGGGGTGTCCCCTGGTGATTTAGTAGGGTTGCTTGGGGATAAGGAATTTTTATCAGCGGTGGTTTTTGGACTTGAAACCTCTCTTTTTTCTGTTTTGCTTTCGGCCGTCTTTGGTATACCTGCTGGTTTTTATCTGGCAAGAAACAATAGCAGTTTTTCTCGTTTTGCCGATATTTTATTTGACATTCCACTTGTAATTCCGCCTTTAGTTGTAGGTGCTCTACTTTTAAATCTCTTTAATTGTCCGTTTGTAGAGAGGTTTTATTCCTTTGTTTTTACATTTTGGGGTGCTGCTATAGCCCAGTTTTTTATCTCTTTTCCGTTTACCGTTAAATCTTCAAAGACAGCATTCGAACTTATTTCTCCTGTTTATGAAAGAATAGCTATGACGCTTGGCGCCTCACCCATGAAATCATTTTTTGATACCACATTTAGGTTATCTTTTTATGGTATATTTTCAGGTCTTATTCTGAGTTGGCTTAGAAGTTTAGGAGAGTTTGGTGCGACTCTTCTTGTTGGGGGTGGAATAGCCTATAAGACAGAGAATATTCCTATAAACATCTATTTGAAAATAACAGAGGGTAATTTTAGGAGCGGTTTTGCAGCAAGCTTATTGGTTGTAGTTTTAGCTATTGTATGTGTCTTTCTGGTAAAGATGGTGTTCTCTAAAAAGAGGATTGGGATATAA
- a CDS encoding potassium channel family protein — MKKNKEIDIQKTFYGSSKSAKLYRFSMQITTAISLLAIVGYDNAIPIYIGSPKIYKILEIITIFAFTFDFILKTILAFEKANQKKKPQVRLKIPLFIQKKQASNSKAACIISYFLSAGTIANILAIIPYDYLPYPYRILILIARILKGASFSKSVQELTEGLKEKAFEISIVFVIFFFIIMGSSIVMLIAEGHRNPNIRSIFDAIWWSIVTFTTVGYGDITPITPIGRGVASFLMVMGISGIALLTGIVSSAFTDRILKLKLNTEEIMEKKIEKLSKHFIICGFGRVGKVVAKEMERFKKKFVIIEENPESAREAIENGYLVIIGSATDEEILKKARVKEAQGIALVMDSDADNIYTLITAKDENKNILAVARANSEDSVKKFVKLGAKTISPYQSSGYDISRMLISPKTAELVSIVMQSDTTIEMGEFYITKKSPYAGKKIKETDIRSKYNLIIIAMIGKDKTTKFNPKANDIIEIGSTLICVGTKEDMEKFEQIISQSSF; from the coding sequence ATGAAAAAGAATAAAGAGATAGACATCCAAAAAACCTTCTACGGTAGCTCTAAATCGGCTAAGTTATATAGATTTTCCATGCAAATTACAACTGCTATTTCACTACTTGCCATAGTCGGATATGACAACGCTATTCCCATATACATAGGCTCCCCAAAAATTTACAAGATTTTAGAGATTATAACAATTTTTGCTTTTACGTTTGATTTTATTCTAAAAACAATCCTTGCATTCGAGAAGGCAAATCAAAAGAAAAAACCTCAAGTCCGATTAAAAATACCTCTATTCATACAGAAAAAACAGGCAAGTAATTCCAAAGCAGCATGTATAATTTCCTACTTTCTATCTGCAGGCACAATAGCAAATATACTCGCTATAATACCCTATGATTATCTACCATATCCTTACAGAATTCTTATTTTAATAGCAAGAATACTCAAGGGAGCAAGTTTTAGCAAAAGTGTCCAAGAGCTCACAGAAGGATTAAAAGAAAAAGCCTTCGAAATTTCCATTGTATTTGTAATATTTTTCTTTATCATAATGGGTTCATCTATTGTAATGCTTATAGCGGAGGGACACAGAAATCCCAACATACGTTCAATTTTCGATGCTATATGGTGGAGTATTGTTACATTTACAACGGTAGGTTATGGTGATATAACACCTATAACACCTATAGGTCGCGGCGTAGCATCGTTCTTGATGGTAATGGGTATTTCAGGTATTGCGCTCCTAACAGGTATTGTATCAAGTGCTTTTACCGATAGAATATTAAAACTAAAACTCAATACGGAGGAGATTATGGAAAAAAAGATAGAAAAACTGTCTAAACACTTCATTATCTGCGGATTTGGCAGGGTGGGTAAGGTAGTGGCAAAAGAAATGGAAAGGTTTAAAAAGAAATTCGTGATTATAGAGGAAAACCCAGAATCGGCAAGGGAAGCTATAGAAAATGGATATTTGGTTATTATAGGTAGTGCAACCGATGAGGAAATACTTAAAAAAGCAAGGGTAAAAGAAGCACAAGGCATAGCTTTAGTTATGGATTCAGATGCAGATAACATCTACACGCTGATAACGGCCAAAGATGAAAACAAAAACATTCTGGCTGTTGCAAGAGCCAATTCTGAGGACTCAGTAAAAAAATTCGTTAAGTTAGGGGCAAAAACAATATCACCCTACCAATCGAGTGGCTATGATATCTCCAGAATGCTTATATCGCCCAAAACTGCAGAATTGGTCTCAATTGTTATGCAGTCGGATACAACAATAGAAATGGGTGAGTTCTACATAACAAAAAAATCACCATACGCAGGTAAAAAAATAAAAGAAACAGATATAAGAAGCAAATACAATCTCATAATCATAGCTATGATAGGCAAGGACAAAACAACGAAATTCAATCCAAAAGCTAATGACATAATAGAGATAGGTTCAACTTTGATTTGTGTAGGAACAAAAGAAGATATGGAGAAGTTTGAGCAAATTATATCCCAATCCTCTTTTTAG
- a CDS encoding damage-control phosphatase ARMT1 family protein — protein MRVHAECYQCFISQAIRSSRLFYEDRQHLLRPAQEVVRILRDINVELPPPLISEDVYGTIRKSLGIEDPYKQIKRKYNDIALKYEDFAVSEIEQANDPLLYAIRLSLAGNIIDFGSQIGSFSLENTIDEVVKNPLDLTDFDLFEKDLQKADRVVLLADNAGEIVFDKILLKTIKELYPKKELFIIVRGGPIINDVSLEDALYVGIDKIAKVIDSGQLIPGFWPDFAKGECKTVYESADIVISKGQGNFETLSEFEDRRVYFLFLIKCSVVAHYLGLKKLSKIFIRNDERWARLRA, from the coding sequence ATGAGGGTGCATGCTGAGTGTTATCAATGTTTCATATCCCAAGCTATTCGTTCGAGCAGGCTCTTTTATGAAGATAGACAGCATCTGCTTAGGCCAGCTCAAGAAGTGGTTAGAATTTTGCGTGATATCAATGTTGAGTTACCCCCACCTTTGATTAGTGAGGATGTGTATGGCACAATCAGAAAGAGCTTGGGTATAGAAGACCCTTACAAGCAGATAAAGAGAAAATACAACGATATAGCCTTGAAGTATGAGGACTTTGCAGTAAGCGAAATAGAGCAAGCAAACGACCCCCTTCTTTATGCTATAAGGCTTTCCTTGGCTGGTAATATAATAGATTTTGGTTCACAGATTGGAAGTTTTAGTCTTGAAAACACCATAGATGAGGTTGTTAAAAACCCCCTTGATTTGACAGATTTTGACCTGTTTGAGAAGGATTTGCAAAAAGCGGACCGGGTTGTCCTGCTTGCCGATAATGCCGGTGAGATCGTTTTTGATAAGATCTTGCTTAAAACGATAAAGGAGTTGTATCCTAAAAAAGAGCTATTTATCATTGTCCGCGGTGGGCCTATAATAAACGATGTTAGCTTAGAGGATGCACTCTATGTTGGAATAGACAAGATTGCAAAGGTAATAGATTCTGGCCAACTCATCCCTGGGTTTTGGCCCGATTTTGCAAAGGGTGAGTGTAAAACTGTTTATGAGAGTGCCGATATTGTTATATCGAAGGGGCAGGGCAACTTTGAGACCTTAAGCGAGTTTGAGGATAGGCGGGTCTATTTTCTTTTTTTGATAAAATGCAGTGTCGTTGCCCACTATTTGGGTCTTAAAAAGCTTTCTAAGATATTCATAAGAAACGACGAGCGATGGGCAAGACTGCGGGCGTAG
- a CDS encoding ribonuclease HII encodes MGKTAGVDEAGRGPWAGPVVAACVILNKDIPHLGDIDDSKKLSPKKREELYRVIKENSIYGIGVVSNKEIDKLGIVKAVELAIKRAIDVMDEKPSFLLIDGKDRFDLPIKYKTIIEGDAKVKSIAAASILAKVWRDRYMELVADIYPKYGFEKHKGYGTKAHTLALEKYGPCQIHRFSFKPIQRVLEKKNRKPRLLLHACCAPCATSVIERLKANYDVEVFFYNPNIHPKREYEVRLKEIERLCQYHKIKLHVGKYNPKRWIDRVKMYKNESEGGKRCILCYADRMKESVRLASELGFDYFTTTLSVSPLKSWEKIKTIGEALAAKYNIAFEDTDFKKKDGFKRSVELSKEFGFYRQTYCGCVYSNIEQKRKRGILHGEKSD; translated from the coding sequence ATGGGCAAGACTGCGGGCGTAGATGAGGCTGGAAGGGGGCCTTGGGCTGGCCCGGTTGTTGCAGCCTGCGTAATATTAAATAAAGATATCCCCCATTTGGGCGATATAGACGATTCTAAAAAACTCTCGCCTAAAAAGAGGGAAGAGCTCTATAGGGTTATAAAAGAAAACTCCATTTATGGCATAGGCGTTGTCTCAAATAAAGAGATTGATAAGCTGGGTATAGTTAAAGCTGTTGAGCTTGCCATAAAAAGGGCAATAGATGTGATGGATGAAAAGCCATCGTTTTTACTCATTGACGGTAAGGATAGATTTGATTTGCCTATAAAGTATAAAACCATAATCGAGGGTGATGCAAAGGTAAAATCTATCGCAGCAGCAAGCATACTGGCCAAGGTTTGGCGTGATAGGTATATGGAGCTTGTGGCAGATATATACCCAAAGTATGGTTTTGAGAAACATAAGGGTTATGGGACAAAGGCGCATACCCTTGCGCTTGAAAAATACGGTCCGTGCCAAATTCATAGGTTTAGTTTTAAGCCGATTCAGAGAGTATTGGAGAAAAAAAATAGAAAGCCAAGGCTGCTTTTGCATGCATGTTGCGCTCCGTGTGCGACAAGCGTAATAGAAAGATTAAAGGCGAATTATGATGTTGAGGTGTTTTTTTATAATCCCAATATACACCCAAAGAGAGAATATGAGGTTAGATTAAAAGAGATTGAGAGGCTTTGCCAATACCACAAGATAAAGCTCCATGTGGGCAAATACAACCCTAAAAGATGGATTGATAGAGTTAAGATGTACAAAAACGAGTCTGAGGGTGGCAAGCGGTGTATTTTATGCTATGCAGATAGAATGAAGGAGTCTGTTAGGCTCGCAAGCGAGTTGGGTTTCGACTATTTTACGACGACATTATCCGTTAGCCCTTTAAAAAGCTGGGAAAAAATAAAAACAATAGGAGAGGCATTAGCTGCAAAATACAATATAGCCTTTGAGGATACGGATTTTAAAAAGAAGGATGGTTTTAAGCGCTCTGTAGAGTTATCCAAGGAATTTGGTTTTTACAGGCAAACTTACTGCGGATGCGTCTATTCCAATATTGAACAGAAAAGAAAGAGGGGTATTTTACATGGAGAAAAATCAGATTGA
- a CDS encoding AAA family ATPase, producing the protein MEKNQIDVLIDRYGFEMVETHISWVLLGNELVYKIKKPVDFGFLDYTTIEKRLKFCQKEIELNKRLAEEIYLGVSMITDKNGDISIDGDGEVIDYAVKMKRMPQGRMMDVLLDENRINSKHIDVLARKIADFHKNASTNDYIASFGSLKTNKLNTDENFEQTKGGIGTFITQFQYDSVKDYTDRFYAQNGDVFQKRIEEGKVRDCHGDMYSKNICIVDEDHIYIYDCIEFNERFRYSDVASDVAFMLMDLENKNRWDLSGLFLKSYLGYSSDNGMMEVLDFYKLYRAYVRGKIAFFQDNPDEANRYFDLAFGYLPEEYKPKVFIFSGLSGSGKTTLALELSKRYGFMVLSSDIIRKRLAGMDVNDKDLADFGSGIYSVKMTERVYAKMIDDAYQLARLGKGVILDATFLKKSQREAVFSRFLRLGIKPIVVFIDIDDKTAKEHFKKREKGKSVSDGRYEIYLKQKELLEKPDDAIILDGKAAIEDNLKVLGGILR; encoded by the coding sequence ATGGAGAAAAATCAGATTGATGTATTAATAGATAGGTATGGATTTGAGATGGTTGAGACCCACATATCATGGGTTTTGCTTGGGAATGAACTTGTCTATAAGATAAAAAAGCCCGTGGATTTTGGTTTTTTGGATTATACGACGATTGAAAAGAGGCTAAAGTTCTGCCAAAAAGAGATTGAGTTGAATAAGCGACTTGCTGAGGAAATATACTTAGGCGTTAGCATGATTACAGACAAAAACGGTGATATATCGATTGACGGTGATGGTGAGGTTATTGATTATGCGGTGAAGATGAAGAGGATGCCGCAGGGTAGGATGATGGATGTGCTGCTTGATGAGAATAGGATAAACTCAAAACATATTGATGTTTTGGCAAGAAAGATAGCAGATTTCCACAAGAATGCCTCAACCAATGATTACATAGCCTCTTTTGGCAGCCTAAAAACAAATAAGCTCAATACAGACGAAAACTTTGAGCAGACAAAAGGCGGTATAGGAACATTTATAACTCAATTTCAATACGATTCTGTTAAAGACTATACGGATAGGTTTTATGCCCAAAACGGTGATGTATTTCAAAAGCGGATAGAGGAGGGCAAGGTTAGGGATTGCCACGGCGATATGTATTCTAAGAATATCTGCATAGTTGATGAGGATCACATCTATATATACGACTGCATTGAGTTCAATGAACGTTTCAGGTATTCTGATGTGGCAAGCGATGTTGCCTTTATGTTGATGGATCTTGAAAATAAGAACCGATGGGATTTATCAGGGTTGTTTTTGAAAAGCTATCTTGGGTATTCCTCAGATAACGGTATGATGGAGGTGCTTGATTTTTACAAGCTTTACAGAGCCTATGTTAGGGGTAAGATAGCCTTTTTTCAGGATAACCCCGATGAGGCCAACAGGTATTTTGATCTGGCTTTCGGTTATTTGCCAGAAGAATATAAACCTAAGGTATTTATCTTTAGCGGCTTGAGCGGCTCTGGAAAGACAACACTGGCACTTGAGTTATCCAAAAGATACGGTTTTATGGTTCTATCAAGCGATATAATCAGAAAGAGACTTGCGGGCATGGATGTAAATGATAAGGATCTTGCAGACTTTGGCAGTGGTATTTACTCGGTTAAGATGACAGAGAGGGTTTATGCAAAGATGATTGATGATGCCTATCAGCTTGCAAGGTTAGGCAAAGGCGTTATCTTAGATGCCACTTTTTTGAAGAAAAGCCAGAGAGAGGCTGTTTTTAGTAGATTTTTAAGGCTCGGCATAAAACCTATAGTTGTTTTTATTGATATAGATGATAAAACAGCCAAGGAGCATTTCAAGAAAAGAGAGAAGGGTAAAAGCGTATCGGATGGGAGGTATGAGATTTATCTAAAACAAAAGGAGTTGCTTGAAAAACCCGATGATGCAATTATTTTAGATGGCAAAGCTGCGATTGAAGATAATTTGAAGGTTTTAGGGGGGATTTTAAGATGA
- a CDS encoding pyridoxine 5'-phosphate synthase: MRLGVNIDHVATIREARKTNEPEPIYAALLVQEALADGITMHLREDRRHIQDRDVYQVREIVKIPLNLEMSLNEEIVRIALDVKPHQATLVPENRQEITTEGGLDVVANSDRVSEVIKRLKGEGILVSLFIDPQEWQIEQAKNLGADAIELHTGNYANAKHDMEKRLELEKLIDAAKYAKSLGLHVHAGHGLTYENVKPVAAIKEIEELNIGHSIIAKSVFVGMKEAVSLMRQLIHEARWKLA; this comes from the coding sequence ATGAGGTTGGGTGTAAATATAGACCATGTGGCAACAATAAGGGAAGCCAGAAAAACCAATGAGCCGGAGCCGATATACGCGGCCTTGCTTGTTCAGGAAGCATTAGCAGACGGCATAACAATGCATCTTAGAGAGGATAGGCGCCACATTCAGGATAGGGATGTTTATCAGGTAAGGGAGATTGTTAAGATTCCGTTAAATCTTGAGATGAGCCTAAATGAGGAGATAGTCAGGATAGCCTTAGATGTAAAACCACACCAGGCAACGCTTGTGCCAGAGAACAGGCAAGAGATCACAACAGAGGGCGGTTTGGATGTTGTGGCAAACAGCGATAGGGTATCGGAGGTTATAAAGAGACTAAAAGGTGAGGGTATTCTTGTAAGCCTGTTTATAGACCCGCAAGAGTGGCAGATTGAACAGGCAAAAAACTTGGGCGCAGATGCGATAGAGCTCCACACAGGAAATTATGCAAATGCAAAACACGATATGGAAAAACGGCTCGAACTTGAAAAGCTCATCGATGCTGCCAAGTATGCTAAATCGTTAGGTTTGCATGTTCATGCAGGACATGGTCTTACCTATGAGAATGTAAAACCGGTTGCCGCGATTAAGGAGATAGAAGAGCTAAACATTGGCCACAGCATAATAGCAAAGAGCGTCTTTGTTGGCATGAAGGAAGCTGTAAGTTTGATGAGACAGCTGATACACGAGGCACGATGGAAGTTGGCATAG
- the acpS gene encoding holo-ACP synthase, whose protein sequence is MEVGIDIEEIERIEKAHKQFGDRFLRRVFSEEELNYCFSRKNPYPSLCGRFCAKEAVVKVYAGKLLISDVKIVNAESGKPMVFIRNKPSDIAVSISHSKHYATAVAVKP, encoded by the coding sequence ATGGAAGTTGGCATAGATATAGAGGAGATTGAAAGGATAGAGAAGGCCCATAAGCAGTTTGGTGATAGGTTTCTAAGGAGAGTTTTTTCGGAGGAGGAGTTGAATTATTGTTTCTCTAGGAAGAATCCTTATCCATCGCTGTGTGGGAGATTTTGTGCAAAAGAAGCAGTTGTAAAGGTATATGCTGGAAAGCTTTTGATTTCGGATGTGAAGATAGTTAACGCAGAAAGTGGTAAGCCCATGGTTTTTATACGCAATAAACCCTCCGATATAGCAGTTTCTATAAGCCACTCGAAACATTATGCCACAGCCGTTGCCGTTAAACCATGA